A region from the Borreliella burgdorferi B31 genome encodes:
- a CDS encoding DUF228 domain-containing protein: MALKGKGQAKSPNVHDNPQLGLESEIPVAPRSKRQARQAEEAQAKDPYLDSVKELDDVLLKFKKYSKSMSSIENKVFSSSGGCFKSKNERVNAYSFTYSSFADKIEEYLYDPANSFPYKRGVKLVPKENSIYVEVGADTDMYGICVDVCEFSSTAYVLPITNNFEGYLVTRNPSIKMGEILDINNNGVIIKAGGGPPTAINAYALSDSFTINFAPEDEHQDQARYPKQEYSINLIKVAIFGNRGLEKTVTPEAGG; the protein is encoded by the coding sequence TGTTCATGATAATCCACAATTAGGGTTAGAATCAGAAATTCCAGTTGCTCCTAGATCTAAACGTCAAGCAAGACAGGCTGAAGAAGCACAAGCAAAAGATCCTTATTTAGATTCAGTTAAAGAACTTGACGATGTTCTTTTAAAATTTAAAAAATATTCAAAATCAATGAGTTCGATTGAAAATAAGGTTTTTAGTAGTTCGGGTGGTTGTTTTAAATCAAAGAATGAGCGAGTTAATGCTTATTCTTTTACATATTCAAGCTTTGCAGACAAAATAGAAGAATACCTTTATGATCCAGCAAATAGTTTTCCATATAAGCGTGGGGTTAAACTTGTTCCAAAAGAGAATTCTATATATGTTGAAGTTGGTGCTGATACTGATATGTATGGGATATGTGTAGATGTATGTGAGTTTAGTAGTACTGCGTATGTATTACCAATTACGAATAACTTTGAAGGGTATCTTGTTACAAGAAATCCGAGTATAAAAATGGGAGAAATATTGGATATAAATAACAATGGGGTTATTATCAAGGCTGGTGGTGGGCCACCAACCGCAATTAATGCATATGCCCTCTCTGATTCATTTACAATCAATTTTGCACCCGAAGATGAACATCAAGATCAAGCTAGATATCCCAAACAAGAGTATTCTATTAATTTGATAAAAGTTGCAATTTTTGGCAATAGAGGCCTTGAGAAAACAGTAACACCTGAAGCTGGTGGTTAA
- a CDS encoding DUF3890 domain-containing protein gives MSEQKNLQTQVEAEEELLVTKLHSEVLLLLGIDKLALSRQNFLLHLSLLQAILVTRGIDASSLTYEQIFLLTFYHMGCQLRKQGVVREFEFDRIKKEKFNELELDYYPSSSGGEEGGEGGCGSNKSFCSQPDAFLEKLKRETSTPSCVGVV, from the coding sequence GTGAGCGAACAAAAAAACTTACAAACACAAGTTGAGGCTGAAGAAGAACTTTTGGTAACAAAACTTCATTCCGAAGTGTTATTGTTACTAGGAATAGACAAACTTGCATTAAGCAGACAAAATTTTCTACTTCATTTATCTTTACTTCAAGCTATTCTAGTAACACGTGGTATTGATGCTAGTTCACTTACATATGAACAAATATTTTTACTTACCTTTTACCATATGGGTTGTCAATTAAGAAAACAGGGAGTTGTTCGAGAATTTGAATTTGATAGGATCAAAAAAGAGAAATTCAATGAACTTGAACTTGATTATTATCCTAGTAGCAGTGGAGGCGAAGAAGGTGGCGAGGGGGGTTGTGGCTCAAACAAGAGTTTTTGTTCACAACCTGATGCATTTTTAGAAAAACTAAAAAGAGAAACTTCAACGCCATCTTGTGTGGGGGTTGTCTAA
- a CDS encoding DUF1506 family protein, translating to MNGVRKRLSDMSFRMINVFKDPKPLKFYKGTVVKLENDSSYQRVFDKNKYTEFAGVIIDIKPQELAILYDSDMSDIQGYSKLYTYQDLNYELKDRISIADLVYFEIFSIDSSIGYFTLVLKEFIWTN from the coding sequence ATGAATGGTGTTAGGAAAAGACTTTCTGATATGTCATTTCGCATGATCAACGTATTTAAGGATCCTAAACCCTTAAAGTTTTATAAAGGTACTGTTGTAAAGCTTGAAAATGATTCTTCTTATCAGAGAGTATTTGATAAAAATAAGTACACTGAATTCGCAGGAGTTATTATTGACATAAAGCCACAAGAACTTGCAATTCTTTATGATTCTGATATGTCTGATATTCAAGGATATTCCAAACTTTACACATATCAAGACCTTAACTATGAACTAAAAGACCGAATATCAATTGCAGATTTAGTTTACTTTGAAATATTTAGTATTGACTCTTCAATCGGATATTTTACTTTGGTTTTAAAGGAATTTATATGGACAAACTAG
- a CDS encoding DUF764 family protein: MIFTLDMVLNHLTQIFKGFKAYATENNFECDIINTYNHPYLSKITAASSNIIALKFDGTENLFDHNYKAGVFYENALEFSINFQIYIIAIVLNAKDFDANSRMLMLYSMLSDFLHNKAHKYTLPSLQPEYINKINFYIYPTSNMQTVGLINLGTKYSNHAYSASIAFNASVKAIEILKEEYEIAARYN; this comes from the coding sequence ATGATTTTCACTTTAGATATGGTATTAAATCATTTAACTCAAATATTTAAAGGGTTTAAGGCGTATGCAACTGAAAATAATTTTGAGTGCGATATCATAAATACCTACAATCATCCATATCTTTCAAAAATCACAGCTGCTAGCTCAAATATAATAGCATTGAAATTTGATGGTACAGAAAATCTATTTGATCATAATTATAAAGCCGGTGTATTTTATGAAAATGCTTTGGAATTTAGTATAAATTTTCAAATATATATTATTGCAATAGTGTTAAACGCCAAAGACTTTGACGCTAATTCACGCATGTTAATGCTTTATAGTATGCTTAGTGACTTTCTACACAATAAAGCTCATAAGTATACTTTGCCCAGTCTACAACCCGAATATATTAATAAAATTAACTTCTACATTTACCCAACATCTAATATGCAAACAGTTGGACTGATTAATTTAGGCACAAAATATAGCAACCATGCATACAGTGCATCTATAGCATTCAATGCTAGTGTAAAAGCAATCGAAATTTTAAAGGAGGAATACGAAATTGCCGCAAGATACAATTAG
- a CDS encoding DUF1463 domain-containing protein, whose translation MQFYDLREVYFSIGGTQLHSGKLELTSEPTTRAVISSEDKGMPVISLRDPKTITYVFNIEVTLGSHDYILLTELSDEQFYNMDVRKEDKMLDLVFNDRIATKIISNYAIFTEEPSRSYSAEAEKVSFEIRAINCQKTKPNNT comes from the coding sequence ATGCAATTTTATGATTTAAGAGAAGTTTATTTTTCAATTGGTGGTACGCAGTTACATAGTGGCAAGCTAGAGCTTACAAGCGAACCTACAACAAGAGCAGTGATTAGTAGTGAAGATAAAGGTATGCCTGTAATAAGCTTAAGAGATCCCAAAACAATAACTTATGTTTTCAACATTGAAGTGACACTAGGTAGTCATGACTACATTTTGTTAACTGAACTTTCTGATGAACAGTTTTACAACATGGATGTGAGAAAAGAGGATAAAATGCTTGATTTAGTATTCAATGATAGAATTGCTACCAAAATTATTTCTAACTATGCAATTTTTACTGAAGAGCCTTCAAGAAGTTATTCTGCTGAGGCCGAAAAAGTATCTTTTGAAATTAGGGCTATTAATTGCCAAAAAACTAAACCAAACAACACTTAA
- a CDS encoding DUF1322 family protein: MSKRNRDIDKAIASLDETRKKYFNLLDEIKNDKYFFPVIMNICSYYSVKKLPYDELLEVNRLAEIKLEKELYELILSK, from the coding sequence ATGAGCAAAAGAAATAGAGATATTGATAAAGCTATTGCAAGTCTTGATGAGACTAGAAAAAAATATTTTAACTTGCTTGACGAGATTAAGAACGATAAATACTTTTTCCCAGTAATTATGAATATTTGCTCATACTACTCGGTTAAAAAATTGCCTTATGACGAGCTTTTAGAAGTCAATAGACTTGCTGAGATTAAATTAGAAAAAGAATTGTATGAATTAATTTTAAGCAAGTGA
- a CDS encoding DUF759 family protein translates to MGDKFTIKFKGILDHAATKKAIEQDISKMGKYLKPKKSSLGSTKDIVKNNLSDKKKELSRQSKFESLRERVEKYRLTQTKKLIKQGMGFEKARKEAFRRSLMSDRDKRRLEYKELAKESKAKSKMLAASQGKGLVAKIAIGSALGNIISNAMSKVGGGLLGFAKKSVEEDTKTKRTQLLNKAFYGDPKEKESLLKIIGGMKGFERDLEKEEFLNQASVFKGTLRDLDMLNETNLKNAVEFAAMLKSSGAMSSEDAVKAVNSVLGGDGSELFDLLKKSGVGDKYIEDAKRAWQGGAEVDLESRITKMMEMFEDFKSFGLTKKANTAEIIQSNLASAEQTLQNLTTTVLDPLLDLINKITNYFKDFTFETHIIEPIINGIKSIFNLNYFFAKLKSMLPGWMGGDEGAALKKLQEEIQNQDNANSTP, encoded by the coding sequence GTGGGCGACAAATTCACCATTAAATTTAAAGGTATTCTTGATCATGCTGCAACAAAAAAGGCCATTGAACAAGATATTTCTAAAATGGGAAAATATCTTAAACCTAAAAAATCTAGTTTGGGTAGCACTAAAGATATTGTAAAAAATAATTTGTCGGACAAGAAAAAAGAACTTAGTAGACAATCTAAATTTGAAAGCTTAAGAGAGCGTGTTGAGAAATATAGACTTACACAAACTAAAAAACTTATAAAACAGGGCATGGGGTTTGAGAAAGCTAGAAAAGAGGCTTTCAGAAGATCTTTAATGTCTGATAGAGACAAAAGGCGTCTTGAGTATAAAGAACTTGCAAAAGAATCAAAAGCAAAAAGTAAAATGTTAGCGGCCTCTCAAGGAAAAGGACTTGTTGCCAAAATTGCTATAGGTAGTGCCCTAGGGAATATCATTAGCAACGCTATGAGTAAAGTTGGAGGAGGCCTTTTAGGTTTTGCTAAAAAATCGGTTGAAGAAGACACCAAAACAAAAAGAACACAACTTCTCAATAAAGCGTTTTATGGTGATCCAAAAGAGAAAGAGAGTCTTTTAAAGATTATTGGCGGAATGAAGGGATTTGAGCGCGACCTAGAAAAAGAAGAATTCTTAAATCAAGCAAGTGTCTTTAAGGGTACTTTAAGGGACTTAGATATGTTAAATGAAACTAATTTGAAAAACGCAGTAGAATTTGCAGCTATGCTTAAATCCAGTGGTGCTATGAGCAGCGAAGATGCAGTAAAGGCTGTTAATAGTGTTCTTGGGGGTGATGGAAGTGAGCTTTTTGATCTACTAAAAAAGTCGGGCGTTGGCGACAAATACATAGAAGATGCCAAAAGGGCTTGGCAAGGCGGGGCTGAGGTAGATTTAGAGTCCAGAATTACCAAGATGATGGAAATGTTCGAGGATTTTAAATCTTTCGGCCTTACAAAAAAAGCCAATACTGCTGAGATTATTCAAAGTAATTTGGCCTCAGCTGAGCAAACTCTTCAAAACTTAACCACTACTGTCTTGGACCCATTACTTGACCTCATTAATAAGATAACTAATTACTTTAAAGACTTTACGTTTGAAACACATATTATTGAACCCATAATTAATGGCATTAAAAGTATTTTTAATCTTAATTATTTCTTTGCAAAATTAAAATCGATGCTACCTGGATGGATGGGCGGAGATGAGGGTGCGGCTCTAAAAAAACTACAAGAAGAAATTCAAAATCAAGACAATGCTAACAGCACACCATAA
- a CDS encoding DUF792 family protein, translating into MEEKINDIEKKEIGEITRIIRDVITQIFALFGADNFLVLFPRMDLKGFGYVPQLFFIKPKNELITRTYNTNCSKRPVINYYDRKAEYVSYNPVMTGENISLNGGILTSLYKDMLSLLKMTVFGNTMLRFDAHLAKEQLANRLQAQVPFSIYSPTFGLKELAVITSLSFKDTPFIDEVEVSLSIEIVKTFALEKYKG; encoded by the coding sequence ATCGAGGAAAAAATTAATGATATTGAAAAGAAAGAAATCGGGGAAATTACTCGAATAATAAGAGATGTAATAACCCAAATATTTGCCCTTTTCGGAGCAGATAATTTTTTAGTGTTATTTCCTAGAATGGATCTAAAAGGTTTTGGATATGTTCCTCAATTGTTTTTTATAAAACCAAAAAATGAACTCATAACACGCACTTACAATACTAATTGTTCTAAAAGACCAGTTATCAACTATTATGATAGAAAAGCGGAATATGTAAGCTACAATCCGGTAATGACTGGTGAAAACATATCATTAAACGGTGGAATACTAACATCCTTATATAAGGATATGCTTTCTTTACTTAAAATGACTGTTTTTGGCAATACTATGCTACGTTTTGACGCGCATCTCGCAAAAGAACAACTAGCAAACAGACTTCAAGCTCAAGTTCCTTTTAGTATCTACAGTCCAACTTTTGGCCTAAAAGAATTGGCTGTAATTACAAGTCTTTCGTTTAAGGACACTCCTTTCATTGACGAAGTTGAGGTTAGTCTATCAATAGAAATAGTAAAAACATTTGCATTGGAAAAATATAAAGGATAA